The Calditrichia bacterium genomic sequence AAAGCCGATCGGCGCGTTGATTCAGGGCGTAACCGGAAATTCACCCGCCCAAAAAGCCGGATTGCAGCAGGGCGATATTGTGCTGGCCGTGAACGGCAGCGAGGTTGTTTCTGTAAATGATTTGCAAATTAAAATCGCCCAAAATCGTCCCGGCGATGTTGTAGCTGTCGTAATATGGCGAGATGGCAAAAAGTGGGAAGTAGATGTAGAACTCGGCGAAGCGCCCGACAGCGTGCAGTTGGAAACGGAAACTCCGGTCGAAACAAAAGAACCCGAAGAAAAAGAATTCGAAAATTTCGGTTTAACCGTTCGGGAATTGACCAAAGAAGAGCAAGCCCGATATGATATTACCGAAGGGTTGATTGTTGAAAAACTGGTGCCAAACAGTCCGGCGGATCGTGCTGGTATTTACCGATTGGATGTCATTTTGCAAATCGATGATATGCCGGTGAAATCGTTGGAGGAATTCAACACAATTACCAGGGAATCATCCAGCGGCGATTTTGTGAAATTCCAGCTGAAAATTCGCGGTGGTACCGGCACCCGTATGGTATTCATCGAAGTGCCTTGAAATTGATAAAATTTTTAATTATTTATACAATTCACCCGTAGAGACAATTCATGAATTGTCTCTACGGGTGATGTCATTTTAAACCGATAGGGGAGACAATGAACTACTGGTTAATGAAAACGGAACCGGAAGCATATTCATGGGATGATCTCAAAAACAAGCCAAATTCGACGGATTTTTGGGACGGTGTTCGCAATTATCAAGCCCGGAATTTCATGCGCGATATGAAAGTCGGTGACAAGGTTTTTTTCTATCACAGCCAGATCAACCCGCCGGCAATTGTCGGGATTGCCACGGTGGTTCGCGAAGCATATCCCGATCCCACCCAGTTCGACCCCGAATCCAAATATTTCGATCCCAAAAGCAAGACAGAAGATCCGCGCTGGAGCGTGGTCGATATCCGCAGCGAAGCTGAATTTGCCGAGCCGGTAACGTTGCCGGAACTCCGCGACATTCCCGATCTTGAAGAAATGGTGCTGCTCCGCAAAGGCAGCCGGCTTTCTGTTCAGCCGGTTACGGAAAAAGAGTGGAAAATCATCACCAAAAGCCGGAAAATCCGGCAGCTTTGAAAAGGAAAAAGGGTAAAATTATCAGGATCCAGCAACACCAGAATCCAGAAACCAGAATCCAGGAGAAAACCGTGCAGCGATTTTCATCTTTAGTTCTAAAAGTAATAGTTGTATCAATGCTATTGATTTTATCTCACGCCATTGCGCAGGATTTGCAAAAAGCGCTCAGTCAGATCGATGAAGCGGAGTACACCCAACGCATCAAAACACTCGCTTCGGATGAATTTCAGGGGCGATTACCCGCAACGGAAGGCGAGACCAAAACCATCAATTATTTGCGAGATGAATTCCGAAAAATTGGGCTGAAACCGGGCAATGGTGACAGCTATTTTCAGGAAGTCGGGTTGGTGCAAATCACCAGTCATCCCGATGAACGGCTGGAAATCAAAGGCACCGGCAGGGGATTGAGCCTCGGTTTGGGCAGCCAGTTTGTTGCACAAACCCGCCGGATGGTTGATAAAATCGATGTTCGCGATGCGGAAATGGTTTTCGCCGGATACGGCATTGTTGCGCCGGAATACAATTGGAATGATTACGCCGGTCTCGATGCCAAAGGTAAAATTGTGGTTGTTTTGGTGAACGATCCCGGATTCGCGACGCAAGACAGCGCGCTGTTCACCGGTCGTGCGATGACCTATTACGGTCGCTGGACATACAAATACGAAGAAGCCGCACGGCAGGGCGCCGCCGGTGTGCTGATCGTTCACGAACCCGCGCCTGCGGGATATCCCTGGTTTGTGGTACAATCCGGCTGGAGCGGACCGGAATTTCACATGGAAGCGGCAGATAAAAATATGTCCCGCTGTCAGTTTGAGGGCTGGATTTCTGGTATCGCGGCGCGTTCGCTGTTCGGGCAAGCCGGTCTGAATTATGAGGAAGAAATTGACAAAGCTGCAAAACCGGGATTCACTTACCAGCCGTTCGGGTTGACTGCGTCGCTGTCGCTGACCAATGACATTTCTTATTCGAAATCGAACAACGTGCTGGCGTTGCTGCCGGGCACCGATCGCGCAGATGAAATCGTCATTTACAGCGCCCATTGGGATCATTTTGGCGTGAATCCGGAAATGGACGGTGACAATATTTTCAATGGTGCCCGCGACAACGCTACCGGAACCGCTGCGTTGCTAGAACTGGCTGATGCGTTCGTGAATGCGCCGGAACCGCCGCGTCGATCGATCCTGTTTTTGGCGGTCACCGCAGAAGAGCAAGGGTTGCTCGGTTCGGCGTATTATGCCGCACACCCGGTGTATCCGCTCAACAAAACCGTTGCCGCACTAAACATGGATGCGCTGAATATTTTTGGAAAAATGAAAGATATCACCGTAATCGGGTTGGGCAATTCGCAACTCGATGCGTATGTTGAAGCAGCCGCAACTGCTCAGAGGCGTTATGTTCGCCCCGATCCCGAGCCGGAAAAAGGGATCTTTTTTCGCTCGGATCACTTCAGTTTTGCCAAAGAAGGCGTTCCGTCATTATACACCAAAATGGGGATCGATCACGTCAGTAAGTCGCAGGATGAGGTGTTAGCGATCTCCAACAAATGGACCGCCGAGCTGTATCACAAACCGGGTGATGAATACGATCCGGCAACCTGGGATTTGAGCGGCGCTATCGACGATATCCGGCTGATGTTCCGGGTAGGCTACCAGCTCAGCCGGGAAAACACCTTCCCGGAATGGAACGACGGCAATGCCTTCAAAGCCAGGCGCGATGCAGATATGGCTAATTGAAAATCATCTGTTTTATTGTGGTAAAAAAATCGGGAACGTGTAGCAAAAGTTAATAAATTATCTGTTGAGACTGCCGGTCGGATGCTGTATATTTGCCAGCGCAATACGAAAAACACGCAAAAGCAAAGGAGTTGCTTGATGATCGATTTACACATGCACAGCACATATTCCGACGGCAGCCAGACGCCCGAACAGTTGATTCTGGAAGCCAAAGCCAAAGGGCTTAGCGCCATCGCACTTACCGATCACGATACAATTGACGGTATTCCTGAATTTATGGCGTTGGGCGAAACCCATGGCATTACAACCGTGCCGGGTGTGGAAATCAGC encodes the following:
- a CDS encoding EVE domain-containing protein; the encoded protein is MNYWLMKTEPEAYSWDDLKNKPNSTDFWDGVRNYQARNFMRDMKVGDKVFFYHSQINPPAIVGIATVVREAYPDPTQFDPESKYFDPKSKTEDPRWSVVDIRSEAEFAEPVTLPELRDIPDLEEMVLLRKGSRLSVQPVTEKEWKIITKSRKIRQL
- a CDS encoding M28 family peptidase, whose protein sequence is MLLILSHAIAQDLQKALSQIDEAEYTQRIKTLASDEFQGRLPATEGETKTINYLRDEFRKIGLKPGNGDSYFQEVGLVQITSHPDERLEIKGTGRGLSLGLGSQFVAQTRRMVDKIDVRDAEMVFAGYGIVAPEYNWNDYAGLDAKGKIVVVLVNDPGFATQDSALFTGRAMTYYGRWTYKYEEAARQGAAGVLIVHEPAPAGYPWFVVQSGWSGPEFHMEAADKNMSRCQFEGWISGIAARSLFGQAGLNYEEEIDKAAKPGFTYQPFGLTASLSLTNDISYSKSNNVLALLPGTDRADEIVIYSAHWDHFGVNPEMDGDNIFNGARDNATGTAALLELADAFVNAPEPPRRSILFLAVTAEEQGLLGSAYYAAHPVYPLNKTVAALNMDALNIFGKMKDITVIGLGNSQLDAYVEAAATAQRRYVRPDPEPEKGIFFRSDHFSFAKEGVPSLYTKMGIDHVSKSQDEVLAISNKWTAELYHKPGDEYDPATWDLSGAIDDIRLMFRVGYQLSRENTFPEWNDGNAFKARRDADMAN